A single Eriocheir sinensis breed Jianghai 21 unplaced genomic scaffold, ASM2467909v1 Scaffold920, whole genome shotgun sequence DNA region contains:
- the LOC126994917 gene encoding uncharacterized protein LOC126994917: MSVNVINEITCTPCMSVNVINETTCTPCMSVNVINEITCTPCMSVNVINEITCTSCMSVNVINEITCTPCMSVNVINEITCTSCMSVNVINETTYTPCMSVNVVNEITRTLRLTSSRQQTRYRAKIHPPCVYVNKTDGLKQGERSRRHTGTVSSRVSDDAMYVLTGNQASWTPTSSHRQKMAVFTQSDCFRLKLLRVLETAGQKVMTYTLLCGTPGKNPSETLIEYLARLPDTSTAKYKNMTTRQKRNCFDRDQKQMIIIDPSCSSFDITLLFKAITVACEGLDDTTDLARLVKKIKDTRNVLVHDVHKTATQHVFLTELKKLQEDFDETLQATKEKYNTDGVECVEKKNEVTQLVHAIRDEKIGNAEIRNFSYEYLPHFQREANEELKQKIDHAKHFNPLSFLSGHEDREVNVKTIFTEIKIQEENKENENIHYLELLTLAQNKSAPSKPHLLLLEGEAGSGKTTLVTYIVSDYLEGNRRMAGLDHYHLLLWVVCREETSDTLEKLVKRLLPYASSKYGYLLMPLLKLSKVIIIIDGLDEMMETSRPLLDDILNQAKDCPDFTLLSTSRPEAIQRMKSKSKNFKLSHLKLEGVSVDMRTEMALVHYRWLCGAGSRDEDGLRKVMQQMGWKQMFNLPLNILFLVTFIYYEPNKLESTITQTELYQEIINWCVEKLKETLLRRHSHLTEHLLQINIGNFLKQCYEIALKGLIQDKIYLDDEDRNKLEEFSSKNNLPIEDVLPAFYSMRRQSVRGVTKPHYFAPHKGLQDFFAACHIHGCFSNNYNPGDIRKELHKMAGQNLQLGPLRNMICNLLGLLSRRSPSVKAVEETVDLLQKSGMEDTNDWLSVLADTEPDIDTMLRVAQHIDENRDNDNEYVTNEVIRVIDGTVNIAAALLPVIRRRKVTIDLTRDQSGMEDLGAALNDHKLTDLILRHHFKLPRPDTSSAPLLQQAPSRDLRWFRGQLDADHLRLLPRGLVWLYLSVAGDSHAKTLLPALRRIRGKCPHLYNLWLHVPVSQVTVACLSPLPDDVPDVRLYLSGVGDVQAAVAVAAALCPEQEGYVFIRFPGATLRADGWKAVLRGLKDRGVRVRGGSVDVLDTTITADEGKQLDDLATYLLGCDFGRLSEEKLWRL, from the exons atgtcggtaaatgtgataaatgagataacctgcaccccttgtatgtcggtaaatgtgataaatgagacaacctgcaccccttgtatgtcggtaaatgtgataaatgagataacctgcaccccttgtatgtcggtaaatgtgataaatgagataacttgcacctcttgtatgtcggtaaatgtgataaatgagataacctgcaccccttgtatgtcggtaaatgtgataaatgagataacttgcacctcttgtatgtcggtaaatgtgataaatgagacaacctacaccccttgtatgtcggtaaatgtggtaaatgagataaccCGCACCCTTCGtctgacaagcagtcgacaacaGACACGGTACCGTGCCAAAATTCATCCACCCTGTGTGTATGTAAACAAGACGGACGGACTAAAACAAGGGGAGAGGAGTCGACGCCACACCGGCACTGTGTCCTCCCGAGTGAGTGATGACGCCATGTACGTCCTTACAGGTAACCAAGCGTCCTGGACACCAACCAGCAGCCACCGACAGAAGATGGCGGTCTTCACGCAAAGTGATTGCTTCCGTTTGAAGTTATTGCGCGTCCTGGAGACGGCCGGCCAGAAGGTGATGACGTACACCCTCCTGTGCGGGACACCAGGCAAGAACCCGAGCGAAACCCTCATCGAATACCTCGCCAGGCTTCCGGACACCTCGACGGCCAAATACAAGAACATGACCACAAGGCAAAAAAGAAATTGCTTCGATAGAGATCAGAAGCAAATGATCATTATTGATCCTTCATGTAGCAGCTTTGATATTACCTTGCTCTTTAAAGCGATCACAGTGGCATGCGAAGGATTGGATGATACTACTGACCTTGCTAGGCTGGTCAAGAAGATAAAGGACACGAGGAATGTCTTGGTGCATGATGTACATAAAACAGCGACTCAACATGTATTCCTAACCGAACTTAAAAAGTTGCAGGAAGACTTTGATGAAACACTACAAGCCACGAAGGAGAAGTACAACACAGACGGGGTGGAGTGTGTCGAGAAGAAGAACGAAGTGACACAGCTGGTCCATGCCATCAGGGACGAGAAGATTGGTAATGCTGAAATACGGAACTTCTCGTACGAGTATCTGCCGCATTTCCAGAGGGAGGCTAACGAGGAACTCAAACAAAAGATTGACCATGCCAAACACTTTAACCCGCTTTCCTTTCTCAGCGGCCATGAAGATCGCGAAGTGAACGTAAAAACTATTTTTACAGAAATCAAAAttcaagaagaaaataaggaaaatgagaatatcCATTACTTGGAGCTACTCACTCTCGCCCAGAATAAAAGTGCACCCTCCAAGCCACACCTCCTACTGTTGGAGGGAGAAGCAGGCAGTGGAAAAACCACTCTGGTTACATACATTGTTTCCGATTACCTGGAGGGTAATCGCCGCATGGCGGGCCTCGACCACTACCATCTACTCTTATGGGTCGTGTGCCGGGAGGAGACTAGCGACACTCTTGAGAAGCTGGTGAAGAGGCTCCTGCCCTACGCCTCCTCCAAGTATGGCTACCTTCTGATGCCTTTACTGAAACTAAGCAAGGTCATCATTATCATCGATGGACTCGATGAGATGATGGAGACATCGCGCCCTCTCCTTGATGACATCCTGAACCAAGCTAAAGACTGCCCTGACTTCACTTTACTTTCAACATCCCGCCCGGAAGCCATACAAAGAATGAAAAGCAAGTCCAAAAACTTTAAGCTTTCCCATCTCAAGCTAGAGGGCGTTTCCGTTGATATGAGGACGGAGATGGCGTTAGTCCACTACCGCTGGCTGTGTGGCGCGGGGTCTAGAGACGAGGACGGCCTCAGGAAGGTCATGCAGCAGATGGGATGGAAGCAAATGTTCAACCTGCCACTTAATATCCTCTTCCTCGTTACTTTCATCTACTACGAGCCTAATAAACTAGAAAGCACCATAACCCAGACCGAGCTTTACCAAGAAATCATAAATTGGTGTGTGGAGAAGCTGAAGGAGACGCTGTTGCGCCGTCATTCACACCTCACAGAACACCTCCTGCAGATAAATATTGGAAATTTTTTGAAGCAGTGTTATGAAATTGCACTGAAAGGCCTTATTCAGGACAAAATATATCTCGATGATGAAGATCGAAATAAGCTGGAAGAGTTCAGTAGTAAAAATAATCTCCCAATAGAAGACGTCTTGCCAGCCTTTTACTCCATGCGGCGGCAATCGGTACGCGGGGTGACGAAACCACACTACTTCGCTCCACACAAAGGATTACAAGACTTTTTTGCGGCCTGCCACATTCATGGATGCTTCAGTAACAACTACAACCCAGGAGACATCCGAAAAGAGCTACACAAAATGGCAGGACAAAACCTACAGCTTGGCCCACTGAGGAACATGATATGTAATCTACTGGGGCTGCTCAGCCGTCGCAGTCCCAGTGTCAAGGCGGTAGAGGAAACCGTGGACCTGTTACAAAAGTCTGGGATGGAAGACACTAATGACTGGCTGTCTGTGCTGGCGGACACGGAGCCCGATATCGACACCATGCTAAGGGTGGCACAGCATATAGACGAAAACCGGGATAATGATAATGAATATGTTACCAATGAAGTTATAAGAGTAATTGACGGCACAGTGAACATTGCCGCTGCCCTTCTGCCTGTCATCCGTCGAAGGAAAGTCACCATAGACCTGACGAGGGACCAAAGTGGAATGGAAGACTTGGGTGCAGCCCTTAATGACCATAAATTAACCGACCTAATCTTGCGTCACCACTTCAAACTCCCTCGTCCAGACACTTCCTCGGCTCCCCTGCTGCAACAAGCCCCCAG CCGTGACCTGAGGTGGTTTAGGGGCCAGCTGGACGCCGACCACTTGAGGCTACTCCCTCGAGGCCTGGTGTGGCTTTACTTGTCGGTCGCGGGAGACAGCCACGCAAAAACCCTGCTGCCGGCCCTCAGACGCATCCGCGGGAAATGCCCTCACCTATACAACCTGT GGCTCCACGTCCCAGTATCTCAAGTGACCGTTGCCTGCCTCTCACCACTCCCTGATGATGTCCCTGATGTACGGCTGTATCTGTCTGGCGTTGGGGATGTGCAGGCAGCCGTGGCCGTGGCCGCAGCTCTTTGTCCCGAGCAGGAAGG GTATGTGTTTATCAGGTTCCCCGGTGCCACGCTGAGGGCCGACGGCTGGAAGGCAGTGCTGCGAGGCCTGAAGGACCGcggcgtgagggtgaggggggggagtgtTGATGTACTagacaccaccatcactgccgacGAGGGGAAACAGCTGGACGACCTCGCTACGTACCTGCTGGGGTGTGActttggaag GTTGTCCGAGGAAAAGCTGTGGCGCCTCTAA